Part of the Deltaproteobacteria bacterium genome, ATAATATCCGGTTATGATTCCGGGTTCAGGGGTTCAAATGAAATACTGCGATTTGCATATACATACCACGGCATCCGACGGTTCTGATTCACCTGCTGAAGTGATACGGATTGCCGTAAACTCAGGTCTTGCAGCAATTGCGGTCACCGACCATGACACTGTGGCAGGCATCCCTGAGGCCCTTGAGGCATCCGGGAAGCTTGGAATGGAGATGCTCACCGGCGTGGAACTGAGCGTCCGGATATCACATGGTACCCTGCATGTCCTGGGCTATCTCTTTGATCCTGCTTCACCTGAATTAAACGAGGTGTTGAAAGAGGTCCAGTCTGCAAGGGCCGCGCGAAATCCCTTGATTCTTGAACGTCTCAGGGATCTGGGTTGCCCGATATCCCGGGGTGAGCTGGAGGAAATGGGCAAGGGGGGGCAGATCGGGCGCCCGCACATTGCAAGGGCCATGGTGAATCGAGGTTATGTAAGATCCACTGATGAGGCCTTTGCCCGTTATCTGAAAAAGGGCGCACCTGCCTACGCTCCAAAGTCCATCCTGAGTTCGGAGAGGGCAATAACCACCATACATAAGGCCGGAGGTCTGGCGGTCCTGGCCCATCCCGTGTCACTTGAATTCGGAACTCCCGCACACCTGGATGAGCTTGTGGCAATGTGGACAGAGCAAGGGCTCGACGGCATCGAATGTTACTATAGCATGCACAGCAAGGAGCTGATTAATTTGACTCTGTCGCTCTGCAAGAAGTATGACCTGGTCCCCACCGGCGGTAGCGACTATCATGGCAAGGCCAAACCAAAAATAATGGTGGGCAGAGGCATGGGAGGACTGAGGGTGCCTTATAGCTGTGTTGAGGGCCTCAGAGAGAGGAAGGAAAAGAGATGTTGAATGCTGAATTTTGAATTTTGAGTTAATGAAAAATTTATTATTGTATTTCACTAAAATTTCAATTTTTCTCCCTCTTTCATTTTTTTTCTTCAGCCTTCCACCTTCAGCCTTCCACCTTTCTCACGCGGCCGGGCCGGACTACGGCGATGCCATTGTCTTGGGATCCATCGGGGACGCCACTACACTGATTCCCATGCTGGCCTCTGACGCCACATCGCACCAGATCGCCGGCCTCATTTACAACGGCCTGGTTAAATACGACAAGGACCTCAGACTGGTTGGGGACCTGGCTGAATCATGGGAAATTTCTCCTGACGGTCTTACCATCACCTTTAAGCTCAGGAAGGGGGTTAAGTGGGAAGACGGAGAGCCTTTTACCTCGGAGGACGTGCTCTTCGGCTTTGAGACCATTACGGCCCCTGGCACCCCAACTGCATATGCAGGTGATTTCCTGGAGGTCGAAAAGGCCGAGGCCCCTGATCCTTATACCTTTAAGGTGACCTACAGGGAGCCATTTGCCCCTGCCCTGAGCTCCTGGGGGAATTTGGTCGTGCTGCCAAAGCACCTGCTGGATGGAAAGGACATCACAAAGAGCGCCCTTGGGCGAAACCCTGTCGGCCTGGGTCCGTACAGCCTCTCAGAATGGAAGACCCAGGAGCGTATAGAGCTGAAGGCAAATCCCACCTATTTTGAAGGACGGCCTTATCTCGACCGCTATATAATGAGAATAATACCTGATCCGGCCACCATGTTCCTCGAGCTGAAATCAGGAGGCCTTGACTGGATGGGACTATCCCCAATCCAGTATGAGAGGCAGACAAACACCCTGTTTTTTAAAAAAAATATCAATAAATATCGCTATCTCTCCTTTTCATATACATATCTGGGTTATAATTTAAAATTTCCTCTCTTTACAGACAAAAGAGTAAGACAGGCCATTGCCTATGCCATAGACAAGGATGAAATAATCCGTGGCGTGCTTTTGGGCTATGGAGTAAAGGCAACCGGCCCGTACAAACCTGATGCATGGTTTTACAACCCGGATGTCAGGCGTTATCCATATAATCCGAAAAGGGCGCTGGCCTTGCTTTCCGGGGCCGGCTGGGTGGACAGGGACGGAGACGGCTGGCTGGACAGAAAGGGGAGGCCCTTCTCATTCACGGTAATAACCAATCAGGGTAATCCCCTGAGGGATCGAACAGCACAGATAATTCAGTACAGGCTCAGGCAGATCGGGATAGACATGAAGATCAGGACCCTTGAGTGGACTGCATTTATCAACGACTTCATAGACAAGAGGCGGTTCGAGGCGGTAATACTGGGCTGGACATTGGGACAGGACCCTGACATTTATGACATCTGGCACTCTTCCAAGACAGGCGGGAAGGAGCTGAACTTTATCAGTTACCAGAACCCCGAGATGGACCGTCTCCTTGTGGAGGGTCGGAGGACCTTTGACCGCAATGAACGTAAGAAAATATACTGGCGTATCCAGGAGATACTGGCTGAGGACCAGCCCTATACTTTTCTTTACGTTCCAATGGCCCTTCCCGTGATCCACAAGCGTTTCAAAGGTATTGAGCCTGCTCCTGCCGGCATAACTTACAACTTCATACGGTGGTGGGTGCCGAAGCACGAGCAGAAATACATAATGCCTTGATTCTGCAGAAACACCCCATGCCAGTGAGTAAATATTCGGTGAACCCGTGGTCCACTGTGGAAGTTGCCATCCGTGCCCTGCCGCAGGAGCGGTTTACCTTTTGCAGGGTTTCGATCGCGGGCCGGATTGCACTGCCTCTCCGGTCTGCGATGAGTGAGCTTTGAAACTCGGAAAAAGGCAAACCGCTTCAAGGCAGGATATAATGGGTTCACCGAATATTTACTTTTATGCAACCGGTCACAGGGTATTTCTTCTGGAAACGATTTGCGTCAGCCCTGTAGTTTTCTTGGCCTTTGCTGCAAGGGAAACCCAGGCTCCGGAGCGCAGCGGAGGAGAACGGGGAGGGTCCCATGCTTACAAAGGCCTTAAGAAAACAAGGGGCGAGAGCATGTTGGAAGAAGGAGCGCCCTGTGACCGGTTACCAGTGGGCCACGGGTTCATAAGAATATTTACATTTTATACAATACACAGGGCTTGAAGGTATTGCTCTTTCCAGAGTACAATAAATTTTATTTTATTTTATAATAAGGAAGTACGGGCTTGAAAAAGCTAATAAAGAACAATGAGAATGCGTTGCTGATTGATGAGGATTTTGATTCTATCATTTCTGCCGCCAGGGAAGTTATTGAAATTGAGATAGCCGGGATCAGGCAGGTAGGCGATCATCTGGATGAAGGCTTTGTAAGGGCCATAAGATTGCTGCTTGAAACCAAAGGCCGTGTAGTAGTAACCGGAATAGGAAAATCAGGTCTTATCGGCAGAAAAATAACCGCTACCCTGGCCAGCACAGGTACTCCTGCCATGTTTCTCCATCCGGTTGAGGCCGTGCATGGTGATCTGGGTATGGTTACCAGAGATGATATAATAATTGCCATCTCAAATAGCGGCGAGACCCAGGAACTCAGGGATCTGATACCCGCTTTCAGAAACAGGGGAATCACCGTAATCGCCATGACAGGCAACAGGGAGTCAACCCTTGCCAGGATCAGCGAGGCAATGATAGACACTGGGGTTGACAGGGAGGCCTGCGCCCTCGGCCTGGCTCCTACTGCCAGCACTACAGCAACCCTGGCCGCCGGCGATGCACTGGCAGTAGTCCTCCTGAAGATGCGGCGATTCAGTGAAGAGGATTTCAGGAAAAATCATCCCGCCGGAACCCTTGGTGACAGGCTCAGGGTCCAGGTGCGAGAGGTTATGATCACCGGGCCTGAAGTCCCGCTGGCTCGCCTGGGGACCGGTATGGCCGAAATCCTCAGGGAAATGGACATCAAACGTCTGGGTTCGGTATTGGTGCTTGATGGGGAGGAATCAGTAGTCGGGATCGTAACGGATGGTGATCTGAGAAGGGCACTGATTCGTATGGGGGACCTGTCGGAAAAGGTTGTGGAGCAGGTGATGACAAGAAATCCTAAAAGCATCTCTCCGGAAGCCCTTGCGGCAGACGCCCTTGCCCTTATGGAAAGACACCTTATTACAGTGCTGCCTGTTATCGAAACAGATGGTCAACTGGTTGGAGTGGTGCACCTTCATGATCTTCTGGGTAAGGGGCGGTTCAGATTTATTGTTTAAAAAGACGTAAATATCCGGTGAACCCGTTATATCCTGCCTTGGAGCGGTTACCTTTTTCCGGGTTTCAAAGCTCACTCATCGCAGACCGGAGAGGCAGTGCAATCCGGCCCGCGGTTGAAACCCTGCAAAAGGCAAACCGCTCCTGCGGCAGGGCACGGATGGCAACTTCCACAGTGGACCACGGGTTCACCGAATATTTACAAAAAACCATGTTATATAGTTGCCCTTACAACAAAACAAGGATTTCAGGTAATTGTTCATTATGACTATTGAGTTAGCTCCGCATCATATGCTAATTATAACGGGATTATTGGGTAATCATCCCTTGGAGCGACTTGCGGAAGTCCCGCAGTTTTCCTGGCTTTTGCAGTATGGGAAACCCTGGCTCCGAAGCGCAGCGGAGGAGAACAGGGAGGGTCCCATGCTGCAAAAGCCTCAGAAAACAAGGGATGAGAGCATTGGAGGGACAAGGGATGATTACCCAATAATCAAAGACTATATATCGAAGCGGAGCTAACTCAATAGTCATATTGTTCATTAGGTGTAGTATGGGTCAATGCTTATGGCTGAAAGGGAGGTTAAGGACATGGCAAGGAGCCTCAATAAGGTTTTGCTCATCGGGCGCTTGGGCGCAGATCCGGAAATACGTTATACCTCTGACGGAACGGCAGTAGCTAATTTCCGCATGGCCACAAACCGTCCGATAAAGCGCGGGGATCAGTGGGAGGAAGAGACGGACTGGCACAGGATTGTGGCCTGGAGAAGGCTTGCGGAAATATGCGGCGAGTATCTGAAAAAAGGAAGCAATGTCTTTGTGGAAGGTCAGATAAGGACCAGGTCCTGGGAAGATCAGGACGGAAATAAGCGGTGGACTACAGAAGTAGTTGCCAGGGACATGATGATGCTGGATACCAGAGGAGAGAGGGCATCGGGGACAGAAACAGACCTTGAACCGCCGCAGCCGCCGATAGAGGATGACGTTCCTTTTTGATATCCCCGTTTGGCAATTATTTACTTCCTTTGGGACAAAGAAGACGGAATTCTAAGTTCTGCGGGATAGACAGGCTATTTGAGAGGGCCCTCGGAAGCGGTCTTTTCCCAGGGGCCGTACTGACGGTAGCAGCCGGTGGAGAAGTTGTATTTGAGACCGCCCGGGGCGGGGTCACCCATGTTCCCTGGTCTGCAAGGGTAAGTCCCGACACGGCTTACGACCTCGCATCCCTTACCAAACCCCTTGCCACCGCGCTTTCTGTCATGGCCTTGGCAGAAAGGGGTAAATTACACCTTGATGACACGCTGGAGTTATTCCTTTCCGAAGTTCCGCCAGACAAAATCCAGATATCCATCCGGCACCTTTTAGGACACGCATCCGGGCTTCCAGCCTACAGACCATTTTATAAGGAACTAATTCACTTGGCCCCTGAATCCCGGTCCCTGGAAATGAAAAAGCTGCTCCTGGCCGAATCCCTGGCATCTCCCTGCGGAACACGGGCCAGATACAGCGACCTTGGGTTCATGCTCCTCGGCTGGGTAATAGAGAGCCTCATCGGAAAGGGTCTGGCGGATGCCGCACGAGAGTTGGTATTTGAACCTTTACATGTGAAAGGCCTGTATTTTCCCTTGACGAATAACCCGGCAACCGGGCAGATCCCGCCTAAGCCCACTTTTACAGAGGGGGAAAGAGAGGATGTAAGATATATGTGTTGCACCGGGCTTGTAGCGCCTACAGAGGTATGTCCATTCAGAAAAAGGGTGGTCTGCGGCGAGGTCCACGACCTGAATGCCTGGGTTATCGGTGGGGTGGCAGGCCATGCAGGCCTTTTCGGAACAGCGGGATCAGTGGCAAAACTTCTCCTGGGACTACTTGATATTTATAAGGGCAGGAGCAATTGCCCCAATTTTCCAAAAAGGCTTCTTCAGGAGTTCTGGCGTATCCAGGGTCCTGACAGTACGTGGGCCCTTGGTTTCGATACCCCATCTCCGGCCGGCTCCAGTGCAGGAAGCGGTTTTTCTCCTCAAAGTATAGGTCACTTGGGCTTTACAGGCACATCCTTCTGGATGGACCTGGAGCATGAAATATTGGTCGTACTCCTTGCCAACCGCACTTTTCCAAAGGCCGACATAAAAGGCCAGGCCGAAATGCGCCAATTTCGGACCGAGCTTCATGATCTGGTCAGGAGAATTTGGTGATAAACATGATAGGAAATCACAAGGTAAATATTCTTATGAACCCGTTATATTCTGCCTTGAAGCGGTTCGCCTTTTTTCGGGTTTCAAAGCTCACTCATCGCAGACCGGAGAGGCAGTGCAATCCGGCCCGCGATCGAAACCCTGCAAAAGGCAAACCGCTTCTGCGGCAAGGCACTGATGGCAACTTCAAAGCACAATGGATATAACCGATCACAGGATGCTTCTTCTGGAAACGATTTGCGTTAGCCCTGTAGTTTTCTTGGCCTTTGCAGCATGGGAAACCCCGGCTCCGGAGCGCAGCGAAGGAGAACGGGGAGGGTCCCATGCTTACAAAGGCCTTAAGAAAACAAAGGGCGAGAGCATGTTGGAAGAAGAGGCACCCTGTGATCGGTTACCAGTGGACCACGGGTTTATAAGAATATTTACATCCCAGGTAATGACCGTTCAGGTATAAGCGAAACTTTGGTCCATGGCAGATTTGCATACTGTTTTGAAAGAGCTTGAGGCCCTGTCCTCTTCCGGTGAAGCTTACGTGGCCGGTGGGCCTGTAAGGGACTGGCTCCTGGGCAGGAAGATTCTCGATCTTGATCTGGTGGTGCCGGATGGCGCCGCCGCCCTTGCCCGGCGCTTTGCCCGGAGGACGACAGGACACTTCGTCATGCTGGATGAGAAGGAGGGGGTGGCAAGGGTCGTATGCCCGGATATTATACTGGATTTCAGCCAGTACAGAGACACGGCCAATGACATCGAGGAGGATCTGTGCCAGCGGGACTTCACCATAAATGCCATGGCAGTGTTGCTGTCTTCAGCCCTTTCTTTGCTTGATGAAGTTTTACTTTCATCCAATCATCCAATCGTCCGGTCTCTAAGAAATAATCGCCAAATCCTGGACCCTACAGGTGGTCTTGCAGACCTTGATAATCGAATAATAAGGGCAATCTCCCGGAAGAACCTTGAATCCGATCCCCTGAGGCTTCTTAGGGCCTATCGCTTCAGATCCCAACTGGATTTTGAGATAGAGCAGCGCACATGGATCTATATAAAGGAACTATCAA contains:
- a CDS encoding peptide-binding protein — translated: MKNLLLYFTKISIFLPLSFFFFSLPPSAFHLSHAAGPDYGDAIVLGSIGDATTLIPMLASDATSHQIAGLIYNGLVKYDKDLRLVGDLAESWEISPDGLTITFKLRKGVKWEDGEPFTSEDVLFGFETITAPGTPTAYAGDFLEVEKAEAPDPYTFKVTYREPFAPALSSWGNLVVLPKHLLDGKDITKSALGRNPVGLGPYSLSEWKTQERIELKANPTYFEGRPYLDRYIMRIIPDPATMFLELKSGGLDWMGLSPIQYERQTNTLFFKKNINKYRYLSFSYTYLGYNLKFPLFTDKRVRQAIAYAIDKDEIIRGVLLGYGVKATGPYKPDAWFYNPDVRRYPYNPKRALALLSGAGWVDRDGDGWLDRKGRPFSFTVITNQGNPLRDRTAQIIQYRLRQIGIDMKIRTLEWTAFINDFIDKRRFEAVILGWTLGQDPDIYDIWHSSKTGGKELNFISYQNPEMDRLLVEGRRTFDRNERKKIYWRIQEILAEDQPYTFLYVPMALPVIHKRFKGIEPAPAGITYNFIRWWVPKHEQKYIMP
- a CDS encoding KpsF/GutQ family sugar-phosphate isomerase, yielding MDEDFDSIISAAREVIEIEIAGIRQVGDHLDEGFVRAIRLLLETKGRVVVTGIGKSGLIGRKITATLASTGTPAMFLHPVEAVHGDLGMVTRDDIIIAISNSGETQELRDLIPAFRNRGITVIAMTGNRESTLARISEAMIDTGVDREACALGLAPTASTTATLAAGDALAVVLLKMRRFSEEDFRKNHPAGTLGDRLRVQVREVMITGPEVPLARLGTGMAEILREMDIKRLGSVLVLDGEESVVGIVTDGDLRRALIRMGDLSEKVVEQVMTRNPKSISPEALAADALALMERHLITVLPVIETDGQLVGVVHLHDLLGKGRFRFIV
- a CDS encoding single-stranded DNA-binding protein, with protein sequence MARSLNKVLLIGRLGADPEIRYTSDGTAVANFRMATNRPIKRGDQWEEETDWHRIVAWRRLAEICGEYLKKGSNVFVEGQIRTRSWEDQDGNKRWTTEVVARDMMMLDTRGERASGTETDLEPPQPPIEDDVPF
- a CDS encoding serine hydrolase; the protein is MISPFGNYLLPLGQRRRNSKFCGIDRLFERALGSGLFPGAVLTVAAGGEVVFETARGGVTHVPWSARVSPDTAYDLASLTKPLATALSVMALAERGKLHLDDTLELFLSEVPPDKIQISIRHLLGHASGLPAYRPFYKELIHLAPESRSLEMKKLLLAESLASPCGTRARYSDLGFMLLGWVIESLIGKGLADAARELVFEPLHVKGLYFPLTNNPATGQIPPKPTFTEGEREDVRYMCCTGLVAPTEVCPFRKRVVCGEVHDLNAWVIGGVAGHAGLFGTAGSVAKLLLGLLDIYKGRSNCPNFPKRLLQEFWRIQGPDSTWALGFDTPSPAGSSAGSGFSPQSIGHLGFTGTSFWMDLEHEILVVLLANRTFPKADIKGQAEMRQFRTELHDLVRRIW